The region cctctggagtggtccataaagggccaccttagagggcgcttaaagttgtcaatgtaaagtgtttagagggcgcttcctacagaaagcgccctctaaagtgttagttatttttaaaaaaattgtttgaaaaacagtgggtatttaattgggaacctgttcgcatgctgcaaaagtgtaaaattcatattgatttcatcctttaagccaatgttatacaccattaatccattgatatatacaacatgaatccatttatatacaacattaatcctccatatatacaacattaatatattgatattcatgcatgtacaacaacattcgatacatatatgtacaacaactacaacctatatgattctatgatcaataatgaattgacacaattcatccttcatttcatccaaatgagaTCTTGtgtaagatttgtattcgtcaaagtactacaattaagagaataaaacatattcatgatttagtaacaaattagatgaaatatccaataatattaaaataaaccctaagttattattccataccatttttgggatgtctatacgattcaacgcaatgatatctctcataaatctcaatacaaaaaatccgcaatcgatcgaattgttttgctgaggacactacacagaaaaacaaacaatatatatatatatatatatatatatatatatatatatatatatatgtatatatatttaatttcttacaaacgctattataagcaaaaaacaaacactattataagcaaaaataagaaacttaatatatacctgaactctgacccaggtaatgtccttcctattacaataattctttttcgatctaaattttagtattgccctaacaaaataaaaacgtatattgagatcaatctgacagacataattaaatatacaaatacacacgaatatttaggggaatttcacttacacgtcaaccgtcttcttcatactcggatatttactccaattacccggtaacgaatcgagataatacatcattagtctcgaaagatccatagcaaccaacacccagtgaccactgtaaaataaaacaaaaatttagatgcatgaaaattttctacgtaaaagatatacatagattagaatgaaattattagaaagaaaatctaacccgttgccagaattaaacggtaaaaaatacaaactgggtgtagtattatcgccgcccaccatgaatctatcgactagttcattcattacggatgttggatttttcgttataaacgttgtgttgatacgggaagcagcaataaaattgaatcggttacacaattcagttccccgcatcaatgtgtcatacatataccttaaatagaaacataataaacattagactactcattgaaatgtgtaaataaattgttcaactaagtaaataatagattgatcggagtaccatatgtatgtatgaatgacagcgatgcccaattattcgtgttcaaaaagttgttgcatgtcctcctttgcaattaattcggaatgagcaattccgaaaacaccttcattcatatctacactacggatggcgccgtgcataatctcctgaaatattattagaggagattaaaaatgaattatatgtctaacaaaattttcgatataattaaagaaataatgttatatatacttacacattcgtcataaacattttgaaccgcttcaacgacagccccatccttcccaacccgagcagccttccacaatacgtgctccggaagagatgttgcgtcacttttctcctcggctagctacacattaaatcagattataagatcatcaattataacatattgtgacaatgtataagctcatagcatttgaatatactcacaattctttgttgtaaccgtgcatatcccgtacgccctttttatacggatacgcgggttttgatgcccttttccgatttttgtcgcttacttcctggataaaaaagtttaaggcatatcagAACTAAGTAAattaacaattgtataataccataattaataaacatggaatttttcgtttcttcgtttggcgacaaagttatcccattcttcggctgaaataatctccgcatacttcattggccgttctgcttcaacaaattttccttcctcatccttgagaaatttgttggacaaaaaggatcgaaatcctcagagtctttttccggccaattgaatacaatatttttgccggctttcatcgatgtgaaaggatctctaaaaaacatacacatggagtgtgttattataagtaatattataacaatatatgatcaacaaatagtcaacaaaaaaaaacatataacaatatatggtaagtacctgtatctcagaccatattttttctttgccaaccttcaattccggacttctccaattatcacatgtaatcggaatatgttgtcgaacaaggaaaccaatgtaacttgccaacattgaaccgttaggcttaattagttggtcttcagcactccaatgtacttcgaatttttcacccttgtctcttgcacaaatgattgacttcataacagtcaatcctcgtttgatttcattttcaacattgttacgtgatccactcgcgtcatgggtatcgtcttggttactagccattttatctgtaatatagaaatgattcaataagacccaagtaagacaatgaccatattcgtgaagctacacaaaaaacacattcatataccttccatttctctcatgttacaacaatctaaactctctctttttttcatcattattgaatacaaactcacacacacctactgcatacaaaagaccaatgcaaacttatggtgtttggaacatgaacaaacttgcatccataatcatcaaacttccaagcacaagctcaaacacaatccaaatgacatcagttttcaatcagaaataaaaaaccttacataaccatacaacatacaacattcagtgatcaaaaccatacacaaaaaaataacaaaaaatgatttttaacaaggtgctcatgaacaccatatagtgctcgtttgccctaaacaacattaatcaacataatgcacaaaatgtaaaactcagtttagaaaatgccctaatcaaacacctgaaaatacaaactattgagagaaataccttcaaggtgacggtaacgatggagaagaaagtgaacagtgacggtggacgcagataactcagtgaacgtgaacgcagcagcagaaaaagtcgacggcgacgacgacggtgagggagggagaacgaacggaggacgagagtaatcgcagtagagagtaatcgcagtagagagaaaacccagttacgtaaacgaaatagcatatagggagggaaaataaagagacatgcagtatatgttataattttaatgtttactaaaggggaccttagagggcgcttgtgtaaaaaaagcgccctctaaagggggcctaagagggcgcttctaaaagcgctctctaaggttttccaaaagcgccttataaactggaaatgtacatggacttagagagcgcttttttaaaagcgccctctaagggtacccttagagggcgctttcataaacgcgccctctattggtgtccctccatttcctcattattttttcgcttcactttagagggcgctttgttacaaaagcgtcctctaaagtgcgctgtctattccagttgttcgctccttattttttctcttcactttagagtgcacttttgtaataaagcatcctctaaggtgcgctgtctattccagtttttggctTAGTGAAAACGGAACCTTCAATCGAACTCATCAATCACACCTGAAAACGAAATCATATCATGTTCGCATTCCTCTGTTCGTACCATCATCACCTTCTCCAGAATCTCCAACGATCAAAATGATATCTCGTCATCCTCATATCTCCTCTACACTTAGAACCGTTACAAACATAAGAGATGCTAAAATAAATCCCTAAATCGATGAAAGATCAACACAACATATCAAGTAATGCGGAAAGCTTCGAAGGATCGTACTTACTTGCGAGACAGGGCTTTGACCCGGTGAATTTTGTCGATCGAAAATGCAATCGAAAGGAAAATCAAAGTTGAGTTCTTCCCCGAGTTTGATTTGTTCTCCTTACTCATTCTTCTTCCCGATCCTTCTTATTCGTTGCTAATGCTTGTTGTGCTTCTTGTTTCTTTGCCTTGTGATGCATGAGAAAGTGTAGAGAGAGTGAGGATCGCGTGTATGAGGGGAATACGTAGTGAAATTGAGGTTTAGCTCAAGCACAATTAAAGCTTCAAGGGCTGCCAAATAGAGCTCTATGTGAGAGTTTGGTGGGAGAGAGAGTGAATGAGGGAGATGAAAAATTAGAGATGAATTGGTGAAGTCATTGGTCCCCTTCAATGATTGGGGATGTGATGAATTTATAGAGATTGGAGATTTAACAGAACTAACTCTGTTAATTTTGGTTCAATGTAAGTTAGTTAGGAAAAAATTATGTTATCACACTGTTAGAGATTTCAGTTAGAATTAGTTAGTTATGGAGTTAAGGTTAATTGTGTAATTGTGATTGAGTTAGTCGTAATGTTATTGAATCAGTTAGGTGCTTAGTTGTTAGTTAACTTTGTATTGAAATTTAGTTAGTTCAGTTAGGGAATGTGCTATGTTGGTTTTGTGTTGCATTTTAGTGAACTATGCCTTTGTAATTGAAATCCAGCCATTCAAAGTGAAGAAAGGTTAACATGTTAAAAATATGTTAGACCTGCTATTGATGCAGTTAGAGTGAGTATTTAATCAACTAGTATATGCAAGCTCGTTATAATGTGCTCTTGATTTTGAAAGCTATGTTAAGAAGGTTAATTTGATTATGATGTCAGTTTATTATTTAAGGGCTCTTGTTGATTAACTTATGAAGTTAGTTATAATTATTTGCTTGGAATTCTAAAAACATTATGTCAATTAGAAGTTAAATATTGTTAGGGTTTTTAGATGATGAACAGTTAGTAGATGCAAAAATTGTTAACTTTGTTAATTGAATGTTAGGAGTTAGTTTGGTTAGGTTACTATTAGTATGTTTGAATGAAGAAGTTAGTTGCCCTTTGTAGCGGCAAAAAATTggagattaagttattgattaacttaactcataaagcaagatTCGCCACCgtgtttttattgtttccaaaggaaaatggaaaaagtacgaacaaatcccgaagaagttttaaaacaaaactgataaaaagagataagggtccgggggctggttatgcaaagggaatgtattagcaccctagacattcatggtactccatggaaacctctttgaaaatatgtacattttagttcgaaaaagggtgttgtttgcaaaagattggagagatggggAAATAAATGTTTTTCTTTTATAtggtgtttgccaagacttttgaagtctcgtacctacgtaccaacaaagtgcaatggaggaaCAAAACCTTGTAGGccgtggtaaaaataacaaagatgtttgttttaattcatttttaattgaaatacattttgtcattttaagaagaatactcaactagtcacccacaaaTATGAGAACGCTACGTCATCATGATAAGGGCTCCAACTTA is a window of Lathyrus oleraceus cultivar Zhongwan6 chromosome 6, CAAS_Psat_ZW6_1.0, whole genome shotgun sequence DNA encoding:
- the LOC127094874 gene encoding uncharacterized protein LOC127094874 produces the protein MRGTELCNRFNFIAASRINTTFITKNPTSVMNELVDRFMVGGDNTTPSLYFLPFNSGNGGHWVLVAMDLSRLMMYYLDSLPGNWSKYPSMKKTVDVAILKFRSKKNYCNRKDITWVRLRN